The Phyllostomus discolor isolate MPI-MPIP mPhyDis1 chromosome 4, mPhyDis1.pri.v3, whole genome shotgun sequence genome window below encodes:
- the ADGRF1 gene encoding adhesion G-protein coupled receptor F1 isoform X4, whose amino-acid sequence MRVQVLWLLFSIWVTEGSDGFLGRNDGIRTRRGLIVNKKKHPDPVQEYELLLQVAYRDSKEKRELRNFLNLLNSPSLWLHGPMKIIRAKATTYCSNQNGFLQCACEDGYSWFPPSCLDPQKCYLHMAGSLQSCDCHLSNLTQSVNFCERTKVWGTFKINERFTKDLLNSSSAVYSKYTTGIEVQLKETYKRIQGFESARVIQFRDGSIIVGYEVVGSSSASELLSAIEQMAEKAKEGLQKLFPLEDDSFRVFGEVQCNSIVFGFGFKNDEYTLPCSSGYTGNITAKCQPSGWQVVRETCVLAQLEELKKSFSAIARNATEAAMSSVVRNLSVIVQQNPSTTAGNLDSVVSILGNVSSLSLASHFRVSNSTMEDVISIADHILNSTAVTNWTVLLQEENHVSSRLLETLENISVLVPPTALPLNFSREFINWKGIPVSESQHKTGYSYQTDMFPTNSSIPIRGRVLIGSDQFQGSLPETIISMASLTLGNILPITKIGNVQVNGPVISMVIQNYSLNEVFLSFSKIESNLSQPHCVFWDFSHLQWNDAGCYLVNETLDTVMCQCTHLTSFSMLMSPFVPPAIIPAVKWITFLGLGISIGSLILCLIIEALFWKEVKKNQTSHTRHICMVNIDLCLLIADVWFIVATTVDTTVNPSGVCIAAVFLTHFFYLSLFFWMLLLGILLAYRIILVFHHMAMPLMMAVGFCLGYGCPLIISVITIVVTQPSNGYKKKGTCWLNWSDGSKPLLPLVVPALTIVAVNLVVVLLVLTKLCRPAVGERLSQDHKATVVRMGKSLLILTPLLGLTWGFGIGIMVDSQSLAWHVIFALLNAFQGFFILCFGMLLDSKLRHLLSNKLSPLSYLKQPLKRNSSESSAIPKSFNPLGHKGNTLGEEKFIAKEYQPK is encoded by the exons ATGAGAGTTCAAGTGCTGTGGCTCCTCTTTTCCATCTGGGTCACTGAGGGCAGTGATGGCTTCCTGGGG agaAATGATGGCATCAGAACAAGAAGAGGGCTCATTGTGAATAAGAAAAAGCATCCAG ACCCAGTGCAGGAATATGAGCTGCTGCTTCAGGTGGCTTATAGAGACTCCAAGGAGAAAAGAGAGTTGAGGAATTTTTTGAATCTTCTGAATTCTCCATCATTATGGCTGCATGGGCCAATGAAGATTATCAGAGCAAAGGCAACCACGT ACTGCAGCAACCAGAATGGGTTCTTACAGTGTGCCTGTGAGGATGGCTATTCCtggtttcctccttcctgcctcgaTCCCCAGAAATGCTACCTTCACATGGCTGGATCACTTCAGAGTTGTGACTGTCACCTCAGTAACCTCACCCAGAGTGTCAATTTCTGTGAGAGAACAA AAGTTTGGGGCACtttcaaaattaatgaaagaTTTACAAAAGACCTTTTGAATTCATCTTCTGCTGTATACTCCAAATATACCACTGGAATTGAAGTTCAA CTTAAAGAAACATACAAAAGAATTCAAGGCTTTGAGTCGGCTCGTGTCATTCAGTTTCG AGATGGAAGCATCATTGTTGGGTATGAAGTTGTTGGCTCCAGCAGCGCGTCTGAGCTGCTGTCAGCCATTGAGCAGATGGCTGAGAAGGCTAAGGAAGGCCTTCAGAAACTGTTTCCACTAGAAGATGACTCTTTCAGAGTATTTGGAGAAG ttcAGTGTAACAGCATTGTTTTTGGATTTGGGTTTAAGAATGATGAATATACTCTTCCCTGTAGCAGCGGCTACACCGGGAACATCACAGCCAAGTGCCAGCCTTCTGGGTGGCAGGTCGTTAGGGAGACCTGTGTGCTCGCTCAGCTGGAAGAACTGAAGAAG AGCTTCAGTGCAATTGCACGCAATGCCACTGAGGCAGCAATGTCATCCGTGGTGCGAAATCTTTCAGTCATCGTTCAGCAAAACCCATCAACCACAGCTGGGAATCTGGATTCAGTGGTGTCGATTCTGGGCAATGTCTCCTCTCTGTCACTGGCAAGCCACTTCAGGGTGTCCAATTCGACAATGGAG GATGTCATCAGTATAGCTGACCACATCCTTAATTCAACAGCAGTCACCAACTGGACAGTTTTACTGCAGGAAGAAAACCATGTCAGCTCACGGTTACTAGAGACATTGGAAAACATCAGCGTTCTGGTGCCTCCAACAGCTCTGCCTCTGAATTTTTCTCGAGAATTCATTAACTGGAAAGGGATTCCTGTATCTGAAAGCCAACATAAGACAGGTTACAGCTATCAGACTGACATGTTCCCCACAAATTCTTCCATTCCCATCAGAGGCCGAGTGTTAATTGGGTCAGACCAATTCCAGGGGTCCCTTCCAGAAACTATTATCAGCATGGCCTCACTGACCCTGGGGAACATTCTACCCATTACCAAAATTGGAAATGTCCAGGTCAATGGGCCCGTGATCTCCATGGTTATCCAAAACTATTCCCTAAATGAAGTTTTCCTGAGTTTTTCTAAGATAGAGTCAAACCTGAGCCAGCCTCATTGTGTGTTTTGGGATTTCAGTCATTTGCAGTGGAACGATGCAGGCTGCTACCTCGTGAATGAAACTCTAGATACGGTGATGTGCCAGTGTACTCACCTGACCTCGTTCTCCATGCTGATGTCACCTTTTGTCCCCCCTGCCATCATCCCAGCTGTGAAATGGATCACCTTTTTGGGGCTGGGCATCTCCATTGGAAGCCTCATCTTATGCCTGATCATCGAGGCTCTGTTTTGGAAGGAGGTCAAGAAAAACCAAACCTCGCACACACGTCATATTTGCATGGTGAACATAGACCTGTGCCTCCTGATTGCTGATGTTTGGTTTATTGTTGCTACCACTGTGGACACCACGGTAAACCCTTCTGGAGTCTGCATAGCTGCAGTGTTCTTGACacacttcttctacctctccctGTTCTTTTGGATGCTTCTGCTCGGCATCCTGCTGGCTTATCGGATCATCCTCGTGTTCCATCACATGGCCATGCCTTTGATGATGGCTGTCGGGTTCTGCCTGGGCTATGGGTGTCCTCTTATTATATCTGTCATCACCATTGTGGTCACGCAACCTAGCAATGGCTACAAAAAGAAAGGCACGTGTTGGCTCAACTGGTCTGATGGGAGCAAGCCCCTCTTGCCACTTGTTGTTCCTGCACTGACTATCGTGGCTGTGAATTTGGTTGTGGTGCTCTTAGTTCTCACAAAGCTCTGCAGGCCTGCTGTCGGAGAGAGACTGAGTCAGGACCACAAGGCCACTGTTGTCCGCATGGGGAAGAGCCTCCTCATTCTGACCCCTCTGCTGGGGCTCACCTGGGGCTTTGGCATAGGAATAATGGTGGACAGCCAGAGTCTGGCATGGCATGTTATTTTTGCATTGCTCAATGCATTCCAG ggTTTTTTCATCTTATGTTTTGGAATGCTCTTGGATAGTAAG TTGCGACATCTGCTTTCCAACAAGTTGTCTCCTTTAAGCTATTTGAAGCAGCCATTGAAG CGAAACTCATCAGAATCATCTGCTATACCCAAGTCTTTCAAcccattggg